From one Dysidea avara chromosome 9, odDysAvar1.4, whole genome shotgun sequence genomic stretch:
- the LOC136266874 gene encoding uncharacterized protein: MKKSDIEHIASCIWSKAVKIRPGLTSTYFKLLYDGEKSDVKHAPSYVEEKSIANVLFDRFFGNFGDNAFPVLNTITADKLYVLQQELRRKVEFCNKNLMDILNRSGRILDPKDELNFQRKQYISLVDLREDERMVFHHAMAMVHMVESDFPEAILDIVESDKMVLLYAESRLDLPCWMLSTELVHAKKMPCTSSNCMCAATCLCTGVMQAWQAWQGGRHNFITRHVMLTSLLATQASDRAHPYCKEVHENKDTARTLTDEEYEQMKERERDLEKNKDEILV, encoded by the exons ATGAAGAAGAGCGACATAGAACACATA GCTAGTTGTATATGGAGTAAAGCTGTCAAGATAAGACCAGGACTAACTAGTACCTACTTCAAGCTGCTCTATGATGG AGAAAAGAGTGATGTTAAACATGCTCCATCTTACGTTGAGGAGAAGTCCATTGCTAATGTATTGTTTGATCGTTTCTTTGG GAATTTTGGTGATAATGCATTTCCAGTACTGAACACCATAACAGCTGACAAGCTATATGTACTGCAGCAAGAACTGAGAAGAAAA GTGGAATTTTGTAATAAGAATTTGATGGACATTTTAAACCGTTCAGGTAGAATACTTGACCCGAAAGATGAACTGAACTTCCAGAGAAAGCAGTACATCAGTTTAGTTGACCTCAGAGAGGATGAG AGGATGGTGTTCCATCATGCTATGGCGATGGTACACATGGTGGAATCTGACTTCCCTGAGGCCATACTGGATATTGTGGAGTCTGATAAGATGGTG TTATTATATGCTGAGTCAAGACTGGATTTGCCTTGTTGGATGCTGAGTACTGAGTTAGTCCATGCCAAGAAGATGCCCTGCACTTCATCAAAT TGTATGTGTGCTGCAACTTGTCTCTGTACTGGTGTAATGCAGGCATGGCAGGCATGGCAGGGAGGCAGGCACAACTTCA TTACCAGACATGTGATGCTCACAAGTTTACTGGCAACTCAGGCCAGTGATCGAGCTCATCCTTACTGTAAAGAAGTCCATGAG AACAAGGACACGGCCAGGACCTTGACTGATGAAGAGTATGAACAGATGAAAGAGAGGGAAAGAGATTTAGAGAAGAATAAGGATGAAATTCTGGTATAA
- the LOC136266470 gene encoding uncharacterized protein, producing the protein MTSYVECSSDGDLNGDRIQLSATKSYAQYWGMWEGVREMVVNWYDGLFSSSHYMTKEELRFLKKPVPVSMEEELSLDYFDSCSHFYEVIWESHIKEEPILVGQLYYDPTSECLTMINKNTCLHRRCLLLGFTSKKEEGKDRRASIIGQFGEGMKVGALALLRGGCNVCVRTYNEKWTFGLSQHDVFQEEVLTVFFTECSEKDMDFDHNVRKFCELMDGDTCTQIKGIKQEEWIEYSQRFLFLEEANDKVPTDLGSLLLDDGLHGQLYSREVWIQNMIREDLDHGIDINE; encoded by the exons ATGACTTCGTATGTTGAGTGTTCTTCTGATGGTGATCTGAATGGTGACAGGATTCAGCTGTCCGCAACCAAGAGCTATGCACAATACTGGGGGATGTGGGAGGGAGTACGAGAGATGGTAGTGAATTGGTATGACGGTTTGTTCAGCAGCTCGCACTACATGACTAAAGAAGAACTCAGGTTTTTAAAG AAGCCAGTACCAGTTTCAATGGAGGAAGAACTTTCACTGGATTATTTTGACAGTTGTTCACATTTCTATGAGGTCATATGGGAATCACATATCAAGGAAGAACCAATACTAGTTGGCCAGCTGTACTATGATCCCACTAGTGAATGTTTGACGATGATTAATAAGAATACTTGTCTGCACCGACGTTGTTTATTGCTTGGATTTACTAGTAAAAAGGAGGAAGGAAAGGATCGGAGAGCATCCATCATTGGACAATTTG GGGAAGGAATGAAGGTTGGCGCCCTGGCATTACTTCGTGGTGGTTGCAATGTTTGTGTGAGAACATACAATGAAAAGTGGACATTTGGACTGAGCCAGCATGATGTCTTTCAGGAAGAAGTGTTGACTGTATTTTTTACTG aatgttcagaaaAAGACATGGACTTTGATCACAATGTCCG TAAATTCTGTGAGCTAATGGATGGCGATACATGCACACAAATAAAGGGAATCAAGCAAGAAGAGTGGATTGAATAT TCTCAGAGATTTTTGTTCTTAGAAGAAGCAAATGATAAAGTACCAACAGACCTAG GGTCATTGCTATTGGACGACGGACTGCATGGTCAACTCTACTCCAGAGAGGTGTGGATTCAAAACATGATTCGAGAAGACCTGGATCATGGCATTGACATTAATGAGTAA